The Arachis ipaensis cultivar K30076 chromosome B05, Araip1.1, whole genome shotgun sequence nucleotide sequence AAGAAATAGTCGATTTCGTTCTGTCTTGGAGAAGAGGTTATACGTTGTCGTCTTAACTTAAATACGCTTTTCCCTCTTTTCCCTTCGCattttcctctttcttcttcttccaactCCGCTCCCCAGGTAATCCCTCTCCCCTCTTCTCCCTACCGCcttattgatttgaattttgaaccGTGTTTTCTGGTGCAATTCCTTTGAATACTCGCGATACTCTTTCTGTTTTATTATCCTTGTTTACTAGCGTTATCTCTTAGATAAAAAGgaatattttgtttttggtttgtttccttttttcttttttggatttAGCTGTGCTAGTTTTCCTTCATGCTCCCTCTGTGGAATAATTATTATGTTTTGTTGAATGCCACATAAAATTGCTTATGGAATCTCTCtcctgatttgaaaataaaaaatataaaaagaccCGCAAGGAAGCATAATTTTCCCATGCTTGGAGACTACGCATCGAGTCAGCTTATTTGAGGATTTCGCCGTTTGCTGTTTTCATAACTTGAATCCCAATATCTGTACATATTGTGGTGTTTGGGGGAGCGAAACGATcccctttttaaaaaaaaaaaggaaataagcAAAAGGTTTCATTAATTTAGGTTATATTCAATCATCTGTGTAATTTTAGCTGTTGTAGTAGGGATATTATGGAAAGATAACTATTTGAAATTGATACTTAATTGAAATCTTAAATAATATTTGCGTTTATGTTGTTTCTATGACATTTTTGCAGCCATGCCGACCTTTAGTGCCATAGCATTGGATAGGTTGTTAGAGCCTGGAGGTTCCAGACCTGTTGACAGATCTGCTTCGAATTCGATGCCTCTGCCAAACTCACAGAAGGGGAGGAATGCTAGTGCGCCCCCTAAGAAAAAAAAGGCTACTCGTCCTCCATTAAAACCAGCTCTTTATGCCACTCCTGAGGTGACGCCACTTCCGGATGCACCCTCTTCCTTTCCTCCATCACCATACATCATTAACCATAAGCGACGTGGGCCGCGCCTCCTCAAGAGCACTTCAGAGGCCAGCATACTGGCTGAGCAGAATGTTCTCCATGATTGTGAAAAGCCTAATGGTAAGAGCTCAGATATGGTGATTGTAAGTTCAGCTGGTGACTTCCAAGTTCCTTATAAAAATCCTGAAGCTGTTAAAGAGGAGCTCGGTGACACTGTTTATCACTTTGAATTCGATAGCAGCAATAATGGTGACTTTGGGACTGGACACAGGGAAAGTGGGAGTAGTAGCATTACAAATGATTTACAGGTACCAACAATGAATTCACAAAGAGGTTTAGAGATTGAAGATTTCTTCGATCCAAATGAATCAATGAGTTTTGCAAGTATTACAGATGTTGAAGATAATGCTGGGGCAGAACTGTCTATGAAGTACAGCAGTCCTGGGGAGTTTTTTGATGCTTGGGAAGGTAATTTGGGTTTAGTTTTCTGTCAATTTCTGTTGCAATGAAACATACACAAGCAATAAGAGCCTTGTTTGTTTTTCGCACTTGTCCCCCAATTTTCAACTTATGCCACTTACTACAGTGGGCGGAATATCCTAATTATATCACGGAATTATCCATAGTATGGTATATTTCATACACCTTGAAAATAGTTGACAAATAGTGGTTTAGTATTGCTTGTAGTGAAGGTCTTGGAAATTCTTCATTCATGTTGGAGAAGCGCTTACTTGTCTCTTTTCTTTCTGCAGAACTATCTTCTGAAGGTGGAACTCAAAATTCTACAATTGATTTTGAAGCTGAATTACGTGAAATGAGGTTGAGTCTATTGATGGAGATAGAGAAGCGGAAGCAAACTGAAGAGTCCCTTAACAGCATGAAAAGCCAATATGAGAGAATTAGGCAAGGCTTATATAGTGCAGGAATTGTTTTGCCTGCAAATCTTACTGCTGTTGCTGGGGCTGACCAGCTGAATTCTGATCCCATGGAAGATCTATGTCAACAAGTTCATGTTGCAAGATTCATATCAAACTCCATTGGGAGAGGAATGGCCAGGGCTGAAGTTGAAGCACAGATGGAAGCTCAACTAGATTTAAAGAACTTCGAGATTGCTCGGCTGTTGGAACGCCTCCGATGTTATGAGACCATGAATAGGGAGATGGTTCAGAGGAACCAGGAAGCGATAGGTGAGACTTACGTCTTATATTTGGTCTTTGATAGTTTTGATGAAGTGAACATACTCATTTTTTTCTTCCTGCAAGAATATCTGTTGCTGGTGCTAGTGTGGCT carries:
- the LOC107642902 gene encoding uncharacterized protein LOC107642902 produces the protein MPTFSAIALDRLLEPGGSRPVDRSASNSMPLPNSQKGRNASAPPKKKKATRPPLKPALYATPEVTPLPDAPSSFPPSPYIINHKRRGPRLLKSTSEASILAEQNVLHDCEKPNGKSSDMVIVSSAGDFQVPYKNPEAVKEELGDTVYHFEFDSSNNGDFGTGHRESGSSSITNDLQVPTMNSQRGLEIEDFFDPNESMSFASITDVEDNAGAELSMKYSSPGEFFDAWEELSSEGGTQNSTIDFEAELREMRLSLLMEIEKRKQTEESLNSMKSQYERIRQGLYSAGIVLPANLTAVAGADQLNSDPMEDLCQQVHVARFISNSIGRGMARAEVEAQMEAQLDLKNFEIARLLERLRCYETMNREMVQRNQEAIELGRRDRQRRRRRMKRWVWSSITSAIVLGSAAIAWSYLPTSKGSSSSADLDVVAEHEDAAAK